The genomic stretch ACCACCACTTGAATTCCCAAATCACACTCCCTCAACCTAAGACCACATATGCCCACCAAATGAAGTTTATTTTATGTAATAAGGAAAAACCTCATAAATCAAACATAAAATGGACACACATTTTTTCACACATCTTTCCAAGAACAAGTTCTCATACCTTTCCCAGTTACCTTAATAATACCTTTGACAAACCAATCAATATCATCATCCACCTTGGAGCCAAGAAGACATAAAACTTCCACCATGAAGAAGCGCCCCTAAGACCACCAACCCGACTGTCCTGAGCCAACAAGACTACAAGGGAGCTATACTTCGCAATTTTAATATCATGCTAACGGAAATGAATGTCCTAAAGAACCTTATAATGCCACTTACCTAAAAGGACAAGATTAATTTGCCTTGGATCCCAACCCCTACCCCGCGCAAGGCCTTAAACCTTCATACAAAACATCACTAAGACATTCCATGACCAAGATAAACAAAATTAATGCCAAAAGGTCAACTTGCTTAAGCCCGCACAAAAGGTTAATCTCCTTAGTTGAGCTTCAATTAACCAAGATCGACATCAAACACAAATCTCCTCAAATGTAATCAAGGAACGATAAAATCAAATGATTCATGACCTTCTCAAAATTCACTTTGAAGATAAGACGATCTCACTTCGAACTCTAATAAGTTCCAAACTTATTTATTTTACATAAGCACTTATTAACTTAAATCACAAGAAATTAATTGAAAAATACTCAATTTGTCATAAAAAGGACATATGACATCTGTGTGAACCTTTTAACTATGTTATTCATAAGTATAGATGAAAATGACCAAGAAAATGACAAAACATAGCCATGAGTAACATAGAACTCGCTGGAGAAGCAAGGACTCACCCATTCAAAACCAAGACAAATTAGAGTAATTTTCCAAGAAAATGTATCAGCAAGTGATGTTAAAAGTTTGTTGGGTGATCTTAAAAGGCTACCTTCCGAAATTCTTCTCACCAATAGATATTAAAAGCTTGTTGGGTGATGTTAAAGCTTGTCGGGCGAGTACAAAGGAAGTTTAGATGACCTATGGGCGAAGTAACTTCAAGGTGAAGGTAAAGTTTTCCCGTCATGGCGTCCTGAAGCTGAAAAATCACCCACGATCCAGAAAATCAATTTTCCCACTTCCAGCATTATCTCCATTTCTCCTGCACAAAATTAAAGGTTTCTGAGCAAATTTTAGACTATAAATAGAACCTTAATTAATTGTTTTTGGCATCCAAGCTTATATTTAACATTAGAATCATTTGTAAAAACATAAATATTTCACATTGAGGTGTTTTTGCAACTTTATTTTCTGCAATATTTTAAGTTTATATTGTTGCAAGTACAACTTCAAGTAGCTGTTATTTAATATTCTCCAAGTTAAATTTGTTGTTGTTTTCAATTTTCATTGTTGTACAAGTCTCCATTCAGAGCAAATTATTATATGCAATTTTCACATTTTCTACTTAATTCTAAGTTCTTTTTTCTTGTCAAATTTTAACATGTATGCCTCATTTTCAAGCTTTTTAGTTGTTGTTTTTACCATGTCTGAGTAAACTGGTTGAGTCATATTGACGAGGCTCTGTAAATTGCATGCATAATGAATTTGTAACGAGAATAATTTTTTTGTTCTTAAAGTTCTATTTTTAAAGTTAAAATTTGCTATAAAAGTTAAAATATTGAAATACTAATTTCGACTCGAAAGAGCGAAAACAGTCTTTGACTACAcaaaatttagatttttaatttttaaaatagtgaaagcattttctaaattaaaaaaGAAACTACTAATTTTCAAAATGGATTCTAAATTTGTAATTTGTACCACACAAAAGCGAGCATTTACGAGTTTAAAATATGATAACGGACACGCGAAAACGGACAATACCTTTAACTTAATTTTTCTGATAAAATATTTTTCTCGTTACAACATAATACTGTAATTTATACGAGTAACAATGGTAGATgaaaatcatgttcaaacatcCTTTTATTATATTTGAATTAAATCGATATTTTTAAATTTCGCACAAACAAACTAATTGTGTAGTCTTAGATAAACACATAGTAACACATAATGGTAATTGGTGGTTGTTCTTTGTCAAATCgataaaatattttatattaaaaCCGATAAAATCATACAATTGCGCCTTATCAAATATACACCCTTTGTACTCTAAATTCATGATTAAGCCAAAAGAAGAGAGCATTTGTCATCTCAAACAAACAAGTGTTTTTGAACATTTGATAGTCTATACTTGATTATTAACAACTTTATTAAATTCATCTTCCCATTAATTTTTTTAACATCTAAAAAAAAAGAATAGATTACCGGAAATAACCGAGGTTCAAAGTATAGAGGTGTGTAAATTGGAAAGTCAGAAAGCTCCATTGAAAAGTTCCCAATAACATGATAGTCATCATAGTATGAATTGAAAGAAATTAATTATTGTCCATTTTGTGACAGAAGATTAAGATTAGTGGAAGAAATTATACGTACTATCAAAATCAGTAAAGAGGGAGCCAACTGTTAAGTGATAACAATATGCAATAATCCATTGATTAATGTCCTAAAAGTGATAATGTTAAATGGAAAGAACCATATGCATGGTCCATTATTAATTAGTATTTCATTGAGAATTATTTGTACCTTATAGTTTTGATAGGTACGGATATCCAATACACATatataatttaaaattaaaatttacATAAAAATACTTAAATATAATTTTGTTAGTGACAAATCAATATATAAAAGGTACTCAAATGAGTGGTTTAGTTGACGGCCAACTAAAAAACtatatcattttaattttaatgTGATTTTTTAAAAGTTTTTAATAAGAATATGAGAAGATTAGTTTATCTTACCTCTCATTTAACACAACTTACTtcattttttaattataatttgTTTTAGACTTTTTCACGTAtattaataaatataattattgttatttaaaaaagagaaattataaaaaacttataaaataattttttattaataatatggaaaaaataaatttaaggatagaaagaagaaaataatatatttaagaataatataaaataatattaaaaattcATTCTTATCATAAAACGAGTTATATTTTAATACATAATTTTTCTTCAAAATAACTTATAATAATATAGAGGGAgtaattaatattaataaaagCTGATATTATAATTTTTGTGAGATTAATTTTTTAAATTGTAGATGATTATAATAGACGAGAAATTTATTTGTCAACCAAtttagtatatatatatatatatatatatatatatatatatatatatatatatatatatatatatatatatatatatatatatatatatatatatatatatatattatatatatatatatatatatatatatatatatatatatatatatattctgaATATGAATACAAAATCTCTAACTAAGTTAGAAGAGATTCATACCATTCATTAAGTATTATTGACTCCTAATATTTCACTCTCAACTATAGAAAGTATAAtacatatttttaattaaaattaaaactaAAATGTATTTTGTGGATAGATATATTAAACATTAATTTTGATGTCTGCCCATTACATAGCAAGACCAAGAACTTTGAGAAATGTAAGTAAATAAATCCTTGGATAATATGTATTTCTTTATCCTAAGCTTCTACACCCACAAATTAGTATACATTAATGGCCTACCAAAGCCAAATCTCTTTACCTATAAATATCACCATTCCTTTGCATTTTATTTTCATTCATAACCCAATCCTCTCATCCATTCCTATATACACCTAGCTACCTCTTCCTACATAACATTTTCATACCATGCAGACTCCATTTTCTAATCAAATGAATAATCTCTTATTCAATTGTTTCATTGCATATTTTCTCTTCTTTTCTCTCTTGTTTGTGCATGGTAAAGAATTATCATGCAATCAAACACCATACCCTCATGTTTGCAACCATTACATTGGAACCACTAATACACTATCAACCATTGATTCTTATTCATTCCATGATGTTTCCCTTAAGGTTACCATGGACCAAGCTATTGACGCATACAAACTTGTGTCCACCATGGATTTGAATAATTTCAAAGACAATAGAGCCAAGTCTGCATGGGAAGATTGTGTAGAGCTTTATGAGGATACAATTTATCAACTTAATCGCTCCATAAACTCAAACAATTTCAATGACAAATTAACTTGGCAAAGTGCTTCCATTACCAATCATCAAACTTGTCTAAATGGTTTCATTGATTTCAACCTTCCTTCTCACTTAAACTACTTCCCTTCCATCTTAACCAACTTTACTAAATTGCTTAGCAATTCCTTGTCCATTACCAACACTCTAGCTTTTTCGTCCTCATCGTCATCCTCAAATCCGAAACAAAATGGGGGGAGAAGGTTGTTATCAGATGGATTTCCACATTGGCTTTCAGGTTCAGATAGAAAACTTCTACAGACGACACCAAGCGCTGATATTGTGGTGGCACAAGATGGAAGTGGGAACTATAAGACAATCTCTGAGGGTGTAGCTGCTGCTAAGGGAAGTGGAAAAGGAAGAGTTGTAATTCATGTGAAAGCAGGTGTTTATAAAGAGAATATTGATATAAAGAAGACAGTGAAGAATATAATGATATTTGGAGATGGAATGGATTCCACCATTGTTACCGCTAATCATAACGCAGAAGATGGTTCTACTACTTTCCGTTCGGCTACTTTTGGTAAGTTCTGAGTTAATTATGAATCACTAATTTAATTAGTATAATTATATAAATAACATATTATGCATGAAGAAATGATGATGAATGAAACAGTAAGAGTAATAGTAATAATTGGAATATAAAAACACAAATATCACTTAAGATAGGG from Lathyrus oleraceus cultivar Zhongwan6 chromosome 7, CAAS_Psat_ZW6_1.0, whole genome shotgun sequence encodes the following:
- the LOC127105505 gene encoding pectinesterase translates to MQTPFSNQMNNLLFNCFIAYFLFFSLLFVHGKELSCNQTPYPHVCNHYIGTTNTLSTIDSYSFHDVSLKVTMDQAIDAYKLVSTMDLNNFKDNRAKSAWEDCVELYEDTIYQLNRSINSNNFNDKLTWQSASITNHQTCLNGFIDFNLPSHLNYFPSILTNFTKLLSNSLSITNTLAFSSSSSSSNPKQNGGRRLLSDGFPHWLSGSDRKLLQTTPSADIVVAQDGSGNYKTISEGVAAAKGSGKGRVVIHVKAGVYKENIDIKKTVKNIMIFGDGMDSTIVTANHNAEDGSTTFRSATFAVMGDGFIAKDMTFENTAGPQKHQAVALRSGADHSVFYRCSFKGYQDTLYVYANRQFYRDCNIYGTVDFIFGNAVTVLQNCNILVRKPMGNQQNTVTAQGRTDPNENTGIVIHNCRITAAGDLKASQNSVKSYLGRPWQKYSRTVVMKSNIDGVINSQGWAPWSGGFALSTLYYAEYMNVGDGANTDGRVNWSGFHVITNPSEAVKFSVGNFLAGESWISGSGVPFDAGL